In the Syntrophales bacterium genome, one interval contains:
- a CDS encoding ACT domain-containing protein, whose amino-acid sequence MKIVQLSVFIENRAGVLAELTTFLGDSGINIRALSIAESRDFGVLRMIVPDPAAAAERLRSRGYRFQEVEVLAVKVADRPGGLARALSALAAEGLNVDYLYTFLDKLDNRAVIIFRADNPDFAETVLDGQGFEFLGPEDFGRI is encoded by the coding sequence ATGAAGATCGTCCAGCTCTCCGTTTTCATCGAGAACCGGGCCGGCGTCCTGGCGGAGCTGACCACGTTCCTGGGGGACAGCGGGATCAACATCCGGGCCCTCAGCATTGCCGAGTCGAGGGACTTCGGTGTCCTGCGCATGATCGTTCCCGATCCTGCGGCGGCCGCGGAGCGGCTTCGCAGCCGCGGGTACCGCTTCCAGGAAGTGGAGGTGCTGGCCGTCAAGGTCGCCGACCGGCCCGGCGGACTCGCCCGGGCCCTGTCCGCGCTCGCCGCCGAAGGACTGAATGTGGATTACCTGTACACCTTCCTCGACAAGCTCGACAACCGCGCCGTCATCATCTTCCGTGCGGACAACCCGGATTTCGCCGAGACGGTCCTCGACGGGCAGGGCTTCGAGTTCCTGGGGCCGGAGGATTTCGGCAGGATCTGA
- a CDS encoding acetate--CoA ligase family protein produces the protein MSENPLHALMSPKSVAIAGAGNNLMKMGTMQALSVLHDGFQGPIYPIHPRDKVVFGLPAYATPLDLPEAPDLGMIVAPVGEVPRLMEGFGERGTKRVIVCTAGFREVGAAGKVLEQQINDIAAKYGIRFLGPNCMGILNSEIHLNLTVMHLDDRPGLLGLASQSGTYVTQTLYFLRRQGIRLSKAISSGNEANIGIIDALEYFGEDEQTRAVILYIEAIRDGRLFVETARKVTRHKPVFAQYVGGSEAGARAGLSHTGAMAGPDFLYEGIFKQAGIVRVQTIEDLYAHGWAAASQPPLRGRRIGVVTHSGGPGTAMSHTCDQGGLDVVPFSEAVQQQIRPLIPPHAASGNPVDMTFNLDTEYMTVRIPEIILGSGEVDGLLIHGPMMTGWMKEVFPHFKPLLGEMTLDQFLGGVVHDLSPAMALPEKFGKPVIVCSFLDREDNFAAAYQDNDIPVFNAPEKAARAMISLYRCFRAQSRKTGNPPAAPEMSAEADRIISEAVAKGQKALDEHASKRILSLYGIPVPREILTRSASEAAAAAKAIGGAVAMKACSWEIMHKSGKGLIALNLKKQADVRKAFTGIRRAAGRRVPVLVQEMIPGGRELVVGMTRFPGFDPCILFGLGGVYTEIFRDNTLRLAPLSDAEAEEMLDDIRGKNLLGAFRGQPEADREALVQVIQRLGWIAVLHPEIAEIDLNPVILDGSRPVAADALFVLGD, from the coding sequence ATGTCCGAAAATCCGCTTCATGCCCTGATGAGTCCCAAATCCGTAGCCATTGCCGGCGCCGGCAACAACCTCATGAAGATGGGGACCATGCAGGCCCTGAGTGTCCTTCACGACGGTTTTCAGGGGCCGATCTACCCGATCCATCCCCGGGACAAGGTTGTCTTCGGCCTGCCCGCCTATGCCACTCCGCTCGACCTTCCGGAGGCCCCCGACCTGGGAATGATCGTCGCGCCCGTCGGCGAGGTCCCCCGTCTCATGGAGGGATTCGGCGAGCGCGGGACGAAGCGGGTCATCGTCTGCACGGCAGGCTTCCGCGAGGTGGGGGCCGCGGGGAAGGTCCTGGAACAGCAGATCAATGACATCGCCGCGAAGTACGGGATCCGGTTCCTGGGCCCCAACTGCATGGGGATCCTGAACTCGGAGATCCACCTGAACCTGACGGTCATGCACCTCGACGACCGGCCGGGCCTCCTGGGGCTTGCCTCCCAGAGCGGGACCTACGTCACCCAGACCCTCTATTTCCTGCGCAGGCAGGGTATCCGCCTGAGCAAGGCCATCAGCTCCGGGAACGAGGCCAACATCGGCATCATCGACGCCCTGGAGTATTTTGGAGAAGACGAGCAGACCCGGGCCGTCATCCTCTACATCGAGGCCATCCGCGACGGGCGCCTCTTCGTCGAGACGGCCCGGAAGGTCACGCGACACAAGCCCGTCTTCGCCCAGTACGTCGGCGGCTCCGAGGCAGGAGCCAGGGCAGGGCTCAGCCACACCGGCGCCATGGCGGGGCCGGACTTCCTCTACGAGGGGATCTTCAAGCAGGCGGGCATTGTCCGCGTTCAGACGATCGAGGACCTCTACGCCCACGGCTGGGCCGCCGCCTCTCAGCCGCCGCTCCGGGGGCGCCGGATCGGCGTTGTGACCCACTCGGGCGGTCCGGGAACGGCCATGTCGCACACCTGCGACCAGGGCGGCCTGGACGTCGTACCCTTCTCGGAGGCCGTGCAGCAGCAGATCCGTCCACTCATCCCGCCCCACGCCGCCAGCGGCAACCCCGTCGACATGACCTTCAACCTGGACACGGAGTACATGACCGTGCGGATCCCCGAGATCATCCTGGGCAGCGGCGAGGTCGACGGGCTCCTCATCCACGGTCCCATGATGACCGGCTGGATGAAAGAGGTCTTCCCGCACTTCAAGCCCCTGCTGGGTGAGATGACACTCGACCAGTTTCTCGGCGGTGTCGTCCACGACCTCTCGCCGGCCATGGCCCTGCCGGAAAAGTTCGGCAAGCCGGTGATCGTCTGTTCGTTCCTCGACCGAGAGGACAACTTCGCCGCCGCGTACCAGGACAACGACATCCCCGTCTTCAACGCCCCGGAGAAGGCGGCCCGGGCCATGATCAGCCTGTACCGCTGTTTCCGGGCGCAGAGCAGGAAAACGGGCAATCCCCCGGCAGCCCCGGAGATGTCCGCTGAGGCGGACCGGATCATCAGCGAGGCCGTGGCAAAGGGACAGAAGGCCCTGGACGAGCACGCGTCGAAACGCATCCTCTCTCTCTACGGCATCCCGGTTCCCCGGGAGATCCTCACCCGAAGCGCCTCCGAGGCGGCGGCCGCCGCGAAGGCCATCGGAGGCGCCGTGGCGATGAAGGCCTGCTCCTGGGAGATCATGCACAAGTCGGGCAAGGGGCTCATCGCCCTCAACCTGAAAAAACAGGCCGACGTCCGCAAGGCCTTCACCGGCATCCGCCGGGCGGCGGGACGGCGCGTCCCCGTTCTCGTCCAGGAGATGATTCCCGGCGGGCGGGAACTGGTCGTCGGCATGACCCGCTTTCCCGGCTTCGACCCCTGCATCCTCTTCGGCCTGGGCGGCGTTTACACGGAGATCTTCCGGGACAACACGCTGCGGCTCGCGCCCCTCTCCGATGCCGAGGCGGAGGAGATGCTCGACGACATCCGGGGCAAGAACCTCCTCGGTGCGTTCCGGGGCCAGCCGGAGGCCGACCGGGAGGCCCTGGTGCAGGTCATCCAGCGCCTTGGCTGGATTGCGGTCCTGCATCCAGAGATCGCCGAGATCGACCTCAACCCGGTGATTCTCGACGGGTCGCGGCCCGTCGCGGCGGACGCCCTCTTCGTACTCGGGGACTGA
- a CDS encoding pyruvate, water dikinase regulatory protein translates to MVRRRTVFFVSDSTAITAETLGQSLLTQFEHIPFDPVTLPFIDTLDKAANAVLQIDTATKRKGIRPLVFSTLINPRIRDVMMGSTGVFFDFIGTFLPLLEGELKTQSSHTVGRYHGMVNDTQYSVRIDAVNYALGHDDGISTKNFEEADVILVGVSRTGKTPTCIYLGLQFGIYAANYPVTEEDFTQQDKRIYSLISPYKKKIFGLTINPERLHKIRSERRPGSRYASLGQCRLEVAMCESFFISEDIPFLNITSMSIEEIAATIMHAHKLPRRVV, encoded by the coding sequence ATGGTCCGCCGCCGCACCGTTTTTTTCGTCTCCGACAGCACCGCCATCACCGCGGAGACGCTGGGACAGAGCCTCCTGACCCAGTTCGAGCACATCCCCTTCGACCCCGTGACCCTGCCATTCATCGACACGCTGGACAAGGCCGCCAATGCAGTCCTGCAGATCGACACGGCGACCAAGCGCAAGGGCATCCGCCCCCTGGTCTTCAGCACCCTCATCAATCCCCGGATCCGGGACGTGATGATGGGAAGCACGGGGGTTTTCTTCGACTTCATCGGGACGTTCCTTCCGCTCCTGGAAGGCGAGCTCAAAACCCAGTCCTCCCACACCGTGGGCCGTTATCACGGGATGGTGAACGACACCCAGTACAGCGTCCGGATCGACGCGGTCAATTACGCCCTGGGCCATGACGACGGCATCTCGACGAAGAATTTCGAGGAGGCGGACGTCATTCTCGTGGGCGTTTCCCGTACGGGCAAGACGCCGACGTGCATCTACCTGGGGCTCCAGTTCGGGATCTACGCCGCCAATTACCCGGTCACGGAGGAGGACTTCACCCAGCAGGACAAGCGGATCTACAGCCTCATATCCCCTTACAAGAAAAAGATCTTCGGCCTGACCATCAACCCGGAGCGGCTCCACAAGATCCGCTCGGAGCGGCGGCCCGGGAGCCGCTACGCCTCCCTGGGCCAGTGCCGGCTGGAGGTCGCCATGTGCGAGTCCTTCTTCATTTCCGAGGACATCCCGTTCCTCAACATCACCAGCATGTCCATCGAGGAGATCGCCGCCACGATCATGCACGCCCACAAACTGCCCCGTCGTGTCGTCTGA
- the mfd gene encoding transcription-repair coupling factor, protein MRKIIDTKPREDPAFLEVLAHLEEGLREINLAGLHGAARALVPARLQLRLPGTVLVLTATEKEAESFRQDLIFFLGEGMVLPFPAWDMRSVDPLAPQKAVERARLATLGRILEDEPVVVVASLAAVLQRTLPKEVLLSWRQTLSMGDFIDRDALAAQLLEGGYESVSLVEEPGQFSLRGHVVDVFPPAREQPYRLELFGDEIEGIREFDPLSQRSLREVVSFPVVPAREILANGKGRQRAERGIRQRALALDLTRSTRDRLLEAVSGDAFFSLHPMYLPLFYASPDDPPDDPRPGSLLDFLPPAAPLILEDPPAIERACEDLESGIDRTLRKARLEERFFLERDAFLLSPVEYRRKIGERRRIRLESLLLGAGEEPPEGTVSFSTAPLPVVHRAAPVFRDDEGRFRELADRIRGRLDAGDQVFLLASGPEERERMASIIQAAGLPFRVPEEPLPLEMDRPRPGGELLLAEGRISAGFSWKARRLVVLTDEDLFGKKVPRRPRRLPREGFFLKSFGDLAEGDLVVHKEFGIGRYQGLRRIAFSGIENDFLLVEYAEGDKLYLPVDRLDQLQRYIGPDGEHPRIDRLGGTSWESTKERVQKSIRDMAEELVAVYAAREILERRAFSPPRGLDEEFAATFEYEETPDQARAIDDIQADMSLSKPMDRLVCGDAGFGKTEVALRASFRSVMDGRQVAVLAPTTILTEQHYKTFLRRFEPYPVRIETLNRLKTKVEQKKIAEEIRKGSVDIVIGTHRLLQKDVAFRDLGLVVIDEEQRFGVVHKERLKKLRTLVDVLTLTATPIPRTLHLSLVGIRDLSVIHTPPEDRVPVKTRVLEFDEEIIRDAIRQELGRGGQVFFLHDRVRSIHTMARLVEQLVPEARVAIIHGRMKPREIEDAMVRFLHRETDVLVCTTIIGSGVDIPTANTIIVNRADRFGLAQLYQIRGRVGRGREEAFAYLMVPRGAMLTRDAVKRLQVILDFSEPGSGFRIATSDLEIRGTGNLLGASQSGHVSAVGYELYTELMERAIRELKGQELPEEEIRPEISLGIAAYLPAEYIGDEHQRLVTYKRISLAASDEELREIREGLEDCCGPLPEEADALFEAIRIRNRLKELKIRKFTYDGKQASLFLTAGTPVDPKRILALSRGPYRGIALSPDGRLSVPLPDRKGGGIIEGTREILRALKA, encoded by the coding sequence ATGCGGAAAATCATCGATACAAAACCCCGGGAGGATCCCGCTTTCCTGGAGGTGCTGGCCCATCTCGAGGAAGGCCTGCGGGAAATCAACCTGGCTGGGCTTCACGGCGCAGCCCGGGCCCTCGTCCCCGCCCGCCTCCAGCTCCGCCTGCCCGGTACCGTGCTCGTCCTGACGGCGACGGAGAAGGAGGCCGAATCCTTCCGGCAGGATCTCATATTCTTCCTGGGAGAAGGCATGGTCCTCCCATTCCCCGCCTGGGACATGCGCTCCGTGGATCCACTGGCCCCGCAGAAAGCCGTCGAGCGGGCGCGGCTTGCCACGCTGGGCCGCATCCTGGAGGACGAGCCCGTCGTAGTGGTGGCCTCCCTGGCGGCGGTCCTCCAGCGGACGCTGCCGAAGGAGGTCCTCCTCTCCTGGAGACAAACCCTCTCCATGGGCGATTTCATCGACCGCGACGCCCTGGCGGCCCAGCTCCTGGAAGGAGGCTACGAGTCCGTCTCCCTGGTTGAGGAACCAGGCCAGTTCAGCCTCCGGGGCCACGTGGTGGACGTCTTCCCCCCGGCCCGGGAGCAGCCTTACCGGTTGGAGCTGTTCGGCGACGAAATCGAGGGGATCCGCGAGTTCGATCCCCTGAGCCAGCGCTCCCTTCGGGAGGTCGTATCATTCCCCGTCGTCCCGGCAAGGGAGATCCTCGCGAACGGCAAGGGACGGCAGCGGGCGGAGCGGGGCATCCGGCAGCGGGCCCTTGCCCTGGATCTCACCCGGTCCACCCGGGACCGCCTCCTGGAGGCCGTCTCCGGGGATGCCTTTTTCTCGCTCCATCCCATGTATCTGCCCCTCTTCTACGCCTCGCCGGACGACCCGCCGGACGACCCGCGGCCGGGGAGCCTCCTGGATTTTCTGCCCCCGGCGGCCCCCCTCATCCTGGAGGATCCGCCGGCCATCGAGCGGGCCTGCGAGGACCTGGAGAGCGGCATCGACCGGACACTCCGGAAGGCCCGCCTGGAAGAGCGGTTTTTCCTGGAGCGGGACGCCTTCCTTCTGTCCCCTGTGGAATATCGCCGGAAGATCGGGGAGCGCCGGAGGATCCGCCTGGAGAGCCTTCTCCTGGGCGCCGGGGAAGAACCGCCGGAGGGAACCGTCTCGTTCTCCACGGCCCCTCTTCCGGTGGTGCACCGCGCGGCGCCGGTGTTCCGGGACGATGAAGGCCGCTTCCGGGAGCTGGCGGACCGGATCCGCGGGCGCCTGGACGCGGGAGACCAGGTTTTCCTCCTGGCCAGCGGGCCGGAGGAGCGGGAGCGGATGGCCTCCATCATCCAGGCCGCGGGTCTCCCCTTCCGGGTCCCCGAAGAGCCCCTCCCCCTGGAGATGGACCGCCCCCGTCCCGGCGGAGAGCTGCTCCTGGCGGAGGGCAGGATCAGTGCCGGATTCTCCTGGAAGGCCCGCCGGCTGGTCGTCCTGACCGACGAAGACCTCTTCGGCAAGAAGGTCCCACGGCGCCCCCGGCGCCTGCCCCGGGAGGGGTTCTTCCTCAAGTCTTTCGGCGACCTGGCGGAGGGCGACCTGGTGGTCCACAAGGAGTTCGGCATCGGCCGCTACCAGGGTCTCCGGAGAATCGCCTTCTCGGGGATCGAAAACGACTTTCTCCTGGTCGAGTACGCCGAGGGGGACAAGCTCTACCTGCCCGTGGACCGCCTGGACCAGCTCCAGCGCTATATCGGTCCCGACGGCGAACACCCGCGGATCGACCGGCTGGGCGGTACCTCCTGGGAATCGACCAAGGAGCGGGTCCAGAAGTCCATCCGCGACATGGCGGAGGAGCTGGTGGCGGTTTACGCGGCCCGGGAGATCCTCGAGCGGAGGGCCTTCTCACCGCCCCGGGGGCTCGACGAGGAGTTCGCCGCCACCTTCGAGTACGAGGAGACGCCCGACCAGGCCCGGGCCATCGATGACATCCAGGCGGACATGAGCCTGTCCAAGCCCATGGACCGGCTCGTCTGCGGCGACGCCGGCTTCGGCAAGACGGAGGTGGCCCTGCGGGCGTCCTTCCGGTCCGTCATGGACGGACGGCAGGTGGCGGTCCTCGCCCCCACGACCATCCTGACGGAGCAGCACTACAAGACATTTCTCCGGCGCTTCGAGCCCTACCCGGTGCGCATCGAGACGCTCAACCGCCTGAAGACGAAGGTGGAGCAGAAAAAGATCGCGGAAGAGATCCGGAAGGGCTCCGTGGACATCGTCATCGGCACCCACCGGCTGCTGCAGAAGGACGTCGCCTTCCGGGACCTGGGCCTTGTCGTCATCGACGAGGAGCAGCGCTTCGGCGTCGTCCACAAGGAGCGCCTCAAAAAGCTCCGGACGCTGGTGGACGTCCTCACCCTCACGGCCACGCCGATTCCCCGCACCCTGCACCTCTCGCTCGTGGGCATTCGCGACCTCTCGGTCATCCACACGCCGCCGGAGGACCGTGTCCCCGTCAAGACCCGGGTCCTGGAGTTCGACGAGGAGATCATCCGGGACGCGATCCGGCAGGAGCTCGGTCGGGGCGGCCAGGTCTTCTTCCTCCACGACCGGGTCCGCTCCATTCACACCATGGCGAGGCTGGTGGAACAGCTCGTGCCGGAGGCCCGGGTCGCGATCATCCACGGCCGGATGAAGCCCCGGGAAATCGAAGACGCCATGGTGCGGTTCCTACATCGGGAGACGGACGTCCTGGTCTGCACGACCATCATCGGCTCCGGTGTCGACATCCCCACGGCCAACACGATCATCGTTAACCGGGCGGACCGGTTCGGCCTGGCCCAGCTCTACCAGATCCGGGGCCGGGTGGGCCGCGGCCGGGAGGAAGCCTTCGCCTACCTGATGGTCCCCAGGGGCGCCATGCTCACCCGCGACGCCGTCAAGCGCCTCCAGGTGATCCTCGATTTCTCCGAGCCCGGCAGCGGATTCCGGATCGCCACCAGCGACCTGGAGATCCGCGGGACCGGAAACCTCCTGGGCGCCTCCCAGTCGGGACACGTATCGGCCGTCGGTTACGAGCTGTATACCGAACTCATGGAGCGGGCCATCCGGGAGTTGAAGGGACAGGAACTGCCGGAGGAGGAGATCCGGCCCGAGATCAGCCTGGGCATCGCCGCGTACCTCCCTGCCGAGTATATCGGCGACGAGCACCAGCGGCTTGTCACCTACAAGCGGATCTCCCTGGCCGCCTCGGACGAGGAGCTGCGGGAGATCCGCGAGGGGCTGGAAGACTGCTGCGGCCCGCTCCCGGAGGAGGCGGACGCCCTCTTCGAGGCGATCCGGATCCGCAACCGGTTGAAGGAGCTGAAAATCCGGAAATTCACCTATGACGGGAAGCAGGCATCCCTGTTTTTGACCGCCGGGACGCCCGTCGATCCGAAAAGGATCCTGGCCCTGTCACGCGGCCCTTACCGGGGCATCGCCCTGTCTCCGGACGGCAGGCTGTCCGTACCCCTGCCGGATCGGAAAGGCGGCGGCATCATCGAGGGAACCCGCGAGATCCTGCGGGCCCTGAAGGCCTGA
- a CDS encoding bifunctional enoyl-CoA hydratase/phosphate acetyltransferase has translation MIRDFRTMIRRASGLGPKRVAVIAPQESSSMEAIEEARRKGLARGILIGHRALIEQMMGQADADPADFEIVDERDMDRAAERGTEMAASGEVDILLKGGISTNRLLQAVLRGPRSLRTGRLMSDVALFEDRREGVRKIVMTSDGGVNVAPDLKEKIQIIRNAVEVAHALGIAVPRVAILSGVEKVQPEVRSTVDALALAKICSYGEVPGCVVDGPFALDNAVSAEAAKIKKVESPVAGAADILIMPDLEAGNIFGKSLVYYGGKDLAHVIAGVRTPILISSRSDPPAARLASIALGVLMAEEIRRREGEAKS, from the coding sequence ATGATCCGTGATTTCAGGACGATGATCCGGAGGGCCTCCGGGCTGGGGCCGAAACGGGTGGCCGTCATTGCGCCCCAGGAGAGCTCCTCCATGGAGGCGATCGAGGAGGCCCGCCGGAAGGGGCTGGCCCGGGGGATCCTCATCGGGCACCGCGCCCTGATCGAGCAGATGATGGGGCAGGCGGACGCCGATCCCGCGGACTTTGAGATCGTCGACGAGCGGGACATGGACCGGGCCGCCGAACGGGGCACCGAAATGGCGGCGTCCGGGGAGGTCGACATCCTCCTGAAGGGCGGCATCTCGACGAACCGCCTTCTTCAGGCGGTTCTGAGGGGGCCCCGGTCGCTTCGGACGGGCCGCCTCATGAGCGACGTCGCCCTCTTCGAGGACCGGCGGGAAGGCGTCCGGAAGATCGTGATGACCTCCGACGGTGGTGTCAACGTGGCACCGGACCTGAAGGAAAAGATCCAGATCATCCGGAACGCCGTCGAGGTGGCCCACGCGCTGGGCATCGCGGTCCCCCGGGTGGCGATCCTGTCGGGGGTGGAGAAGGTGCAGCCGGAGGTCCGCTCCACCGTGGACGCCCTGGCGCTGGCGAAGATCTGCTCCTACGGGGAAGTCCCGGGCTGCGTCGTCGACGGACCCTTCGCCCTGGACAACGCCGTTTCGGCCGAGGCGGCGAAGATCAAGAAGGTGGAGTCCCCCGTGGCGGGCGCCGCGGACATCCTCATCATGCCCGACCTGGAGGCGGGAAACATCTTCGGCAAATCCCTCGTCTATTACGGGGGGAAAGACCTGGCCCACGTGATCGCCGGAGTCCGGACCCCCATCCTGATCAGCTCCCGGTCGGATCCTCCGGCGGCGCGGCTGGCGTCCATCGCCCTGGGTGTCCTGATGGCGGAAGAGATCCGCCGGCGGGAGGGGGAGGCGAAATCATGA
- the nadA gene encoding quinolinate synthase NadA produces the protein MQTKQIQKEIRRLLDQREAILLAHYYQRDEVQEIADIVGDSLALSIEAAKTAARVIVFAGVHFMAESAAILSPEKTVLLPRLDAGCPLADTVTPEALREARKAHPGAAVVTYINSSAAVKALSDICCTSANAVRVVQSLSVNEVLFVPDGNLARHTARFTDKKIIPWGGACPVHDEIDAGAVARLKEAHPSAPLAAHPECPQAVLDLADFVGSTAGILRFARESKADKILIGTEQGIFHRLRLENPGKTFILASPSLLCETMKVTTLEDIRSSLVENRHVIRVPGETAEAARRTLERMTALS, from the coding sequence ATGCAAACAAAGCAGATCCAGAAAGAGATCCGGCGTCTACTCGACCAGCGGGAAGCAATCCTCCTGGCCCACTACTACCAGCGCGACGAGGTACAGGAGATCGCCGACATCGTAGGGGATTCCCTGGCACTGAGCATCGAGGCAGCGAAAACGGCCGCCCGGGTCATCGTCTTTGCGGGCGTTCACTTCATGGCCGAAAGCGCCGCCATCCTGAGCCCGGAGAAGACGGTCCTTCTTCCACGGCTCGACGCCGGCTGCCCCCTCGCGGACACGGTGACCCCGGAGGCGCTCCGGGAGGCCCGGAAAGCCCATCCCGGCGCAGCCGTGGTGACCTACATCAACTCCTCCGCCGCTGTGAAGGCCCTCTCGGACATCTGCTGCACCTCCGCCAATGCCGTCCGGGTGGTCCAATCGCTTTCCGTGAACGAGGTCCTGTTCGTCCCCGACGGGAACCTGGCCCGCCACACGGCCCGGTTCACGGACAAGAAGATCATTCCCTGGGGAGGGGCCTGCCCGGTCCACGACGAGATCGACGCCGGCGCCGTGGCCCGGCTGAAAGAAGCCCATCCATCGGCGCCGCTGGCGGCCCATCCGGAGTGCCCGCAGGCCGTCCTGGACCTGGCCGACTTCGTCGGCAGCACCGCGGGCATCCTCCGCTTCGCCCGGGAATCGAAAGCGGACAAGATCCTGATCGGAACGGAGCAGGGGATCTTCCACCGTCTGAGGCTCGAAAACCCGGGGAAGACGTTCATCCTGGCCTCCCCTTCCCTTCTCTGCGAGACCATGAAAGTCACCACCCTGGAGGACATCCGGTCCTCCCTCGTGGAAAACCGGCACGTCATCCGGGTGCCCGGAGAGACGGCCGAAGCCGCCCGCCGAACCCTGGAGAGGATGACGGCCCTGTCCTGA
- a CDS encoding DUF502 domain-containing protein, whose amino-acid sequence MKKKIQQIFLTGLAVVVPVVVTIYVLVFLVRLMDGLLSVVPQRFHPDTLLGVHIPGLGIIFTAILVFLSGLITRSYVGHRLVRTGDRILQKIPFVRGVYRASKQVSDSLIREKGNGFRKVVLVEFPRPGTYAIGFVTGQAAGEIRERIGEAVSVFLPTAPNPTSGYILLVQERDLVPLEMTVEQAFTLIVSGGMVAPPDRGSPPGADR is encoded by the coding sequence GTGAAGAAAAAAATCCAGCAGATTTTCCTGACGGGACTGGCGGTGGTTGTCCCCGTCGTGGTGACGATTTACGTCCTCGTGTTCCTGGTCCGCCTGATGGACGGGCTCCTTTCGGTCGTTCCCCAGCGCTTTCACCCGGACACGCTGCTGGGCGTTCACATCCCCGGACTCGGGATCATCTTCACGGCCATCCTCGTCTTCCTGTCCGGCCTCATCACCCGGAGCTACGTGGGCCACCGGCTCGTCCGCACGGGAGACCGGATTCTCCAGAAGATCCCCTTTGTCCGGGGCGTGTACCGGGCCAGCAAGCAGGTCTCGGACAGCCTGATCCGGGAGAAGGGGAACGGGTTCCGGAAAGTGGTCCTGGTGGAGTTCCCACGGCCGGGGACCTATGCGATCGGCTTCGTCACCGGACAGGCCGCGGGCGAGATCCGCGAGCGGATCGGGGAGGCCGTCAGCGTCTTCCTGCCCACCGCCCCCAATCCCACCTCGGGCTACATCCTCCTCGTCCAGGAGCGGGACCTCGTACCGCTGGAGATGACGGTGGAACAGGCCTTTACACTGATCGTCTCGGGTGGTATGGTGGCGCCCCCGGACAGGGGGAGCCCCCCCGGTGCCGACCGGTGA
- the ahcY gene encoding adenosylhomocysteinase, protein MKYQKIDPALPFKVADLAQSDWGRREMDLAENEMPGLMAVRAKYGPRKPLKGLKIMGSLHMTIQTAMLIETLKILGADLRWASCNIFSTQDHAAAAIAKAGSAAVFAWKGESLEDYWWCTEQALTWPDGSGPDLIVDDGGDATLFVHQGVAVEKDPSILENPCDNKEFAIILDRLGRSLKKSRSRWQKVAAGIRGVSEETTTGVHRLYAMQKSGELLFPAINVNDSVTKSKFDNLYGCRESLVDGIKRATDVMVAGKIVVVCGYGDVGKGSAQSMRGFGARVIVTEIDPICALQAAMEGYEVKTLEDVVGIGDVFVTATGCCNVITGRHMEKMKNEAIVCNIGHFDSEIEVRYLETTKGIRRETIKPQVDKWTLLSGRSILVLAEGRLVNLGCATGHPSFVMSNSFTNQCLAQIELAENRLPVGVYTLPKKLDEEVARLHLGRLGVKLTKLTKEQAKYLGVPVSGPFKPDHYRY, encoded by the coding sequence ATGAAATATCAGAAGATTGACCCGGCCCTTCCCTTCAAGGTGGCGGACTTGGCCCAGTCGGACTGGGGACGCCGGGAGATGGACCTGGCGGAGAACGAGATGCCCGGCCTGATGGCCGTCCGGGCGAAGTACGGCCCCCGGAAGCCCCTGAAAGGGCTCAAAATCATGGGCAGCCTCCACATGACCATCCAGACGGCCATGCTGATCGAAACCCTGAAGATCCTGGGAGCTGACCTGCGCTGGGCCTCGTGCAACATCTTTTCCACCCAGGACCACGCCGCGGCGGCCATCGCAAAGGCCGGCTCGGCGGCGGTCTTCGCCTGGAAGGGCGAGAGCCTGGAGGACTACTGGTGGTGCACCGAGCAGGCCCTCACCTGGCCGGACGGCTCGGGACCCGACCTGATTGTGGACGACGGCGGCGACGCAACCCTCTTCGTCCACCAGGGGGTAGCGGTGGAGAAGGATCCTTCGATTCTCGAAAATCCTTGTGACAACAAGGAATTCGCTATCATTCTCGACCGCCTGGGCCGCAGCCTGAAGAAGAGCCGGTCGCGCTGGCAGAAGGTCGCGGCGGGCATCCGGGGCGTCTCGGAGGAGACCACCACGGGCGTCCACCGCCTGTATGCGATGCAGAAATCGGGGGAACTGCTCTTCCCGGCCATCAACGTGAACGACTCGGTCACCAAGTCCAAGTTCGACAACCTCTATGGCTGTCGCGAGTCCCTGGTGGACGGCATCAAGCGGGCCACCGATGTGATGGTGGCGGGGAAAATCGTGGTGGTCTGCGGGTACGGCGACGTGGGCAAGGGGTCCGCCCAGTCCATGAGGGGTTTCGGCGCCCGGGTCATCGTGACCGAGATTGACCCGATCTGCGCACTCCAGGCTGCGATGGAAGGCTATGAGGTGAAGACGCTGGAAGACGTGGTCGGGATCGGCGACGTCTTCGTGACTGCCACGGGCTGCTGCAACGTCATCACCGGCCGGCATATGGAGAAAATGAAAAACGAAGCCATCGTCTGCAACATCGGCCACTTCGACAGCGAGATCGAGGTGCGCTACCTGGAGACGACGAAGGGGATCCGCCGGGAGACCATCAAGCCGCAGGTGGACAAGTGGACGCTCCTGTCGGGGCGCTCCATTCTTGTCCTGGCGGAAGGGCGGCTGGTCAACCTGGGCTGCGCCACGGGACATCCCAGTTTCGTCATGAGCAACAGCTTCACGAACCAGTGCCTCGCCCAGATCGAACTGGCGGAGAATCGCCTGCCGGTGGGCGTTTACACCCTGCCGAAGAAGCTCGACGAGGAGGTGGCCCGGCTTCACCTGGGTCGTCTCGGGGTGAAGCTGACGAAGTTGACGAAGGAGCAGGCGAAGTACCTGGGCGTCCCGGTGAGCGGCCCCTTCAAGCCGGACCACTACCGGTACTGA